In Vicia villosa cultivar HV-30 ecotype Madison, WI unplaced genomic scaffold, Vvil1.0 ctg.002220F_1_1, whole genome shotgun sequence, one genomic interval encodes:
- the LOC131638194 gene encoding uncharacterized protein LOC131638194 — protein MEGSDGGITVSFRDIITGQGMVEGADDLVLGEGGECIMEDSNGDITIEEEVIRGYECPKFIFSAEEEERMQRPWRRGVIVKLLGRRIGYKALENRLNQMWVRKGVISIIDLSNDYYLVAFSHEDDKKAAMANGPWFIYDHYLTVKDWKPNFQPDCDTISEVAVWVRIAGLPIEYYCPKALTRFGNRIGRAIKIDRTTTKQERGKYARICVAVNLAKPLLGMFQIDGSSYKIEYEGLHLLCLVCGRYGHYKEGCSFKSAGKESEEDRSMENGRKEMLHVGEGSGLIGNTTKDDGPWKVVQKQRKGKKVAEGRKDTAPVKFNVKSAIGGSRFLALGNMDHEVNSINVVEKDKEKNDKGDMENPDTIASICGSQSQKEIINISSTAGGKERDDAGNNIKYKSEINEKDTRTWLDLIGEHNKVVGHANTRITVGSGGRRQQQENQKKKGNNLTTRGGIRNKDKNGGISTSGVEGLLGNFHIGESLQATTYDTFNLTKKGVGKKGGKNYMENQSSMHGSRDSLAKSHAKEGIDMEEPPDTAPNIRKNNKFNFGDKSYILEPVIDIEVTSCDDNKQDDVDEEIVCETL, from the coding sequence ATGGAAGGCAGTGATGGAGGAATAACAGTCTCCTTCCGAGACATCATCACCGGGCAAGGGATGGTGGAGGGGGCGGATGATTTGGTGCTTGGTGAAGGAGGTGAATGCATTATGGAAGATTCAAATGGAGACATAACTATAGAAGAGGAGGTGATCAGAGGGTACGAGTGTCCCAAATTCATTTTCTCTGCGGAGGAGGAGGAGAGGATGCAAAGGCCTTGGAGGAGGGGTGTGATTGTGAAGCTGCTAGGGCGGAGGATAGGATATAAAGCGTTGGAAAATAGACTTAATCAAATGTGGGTGAGGAAAGGAGTGATAAGCATCATTGATTTGAGCAATGATTACTATCTTGTTGCTTTCTCCCATGAAGATGACAAAAAGGCAGCTATGGCTAATGGTCCTTGGTTCATATATGATCATTATCTTACTGTGAAGGATTGGAAACCGAACTTCCAGCCAGATTGTGATACAATAAGTGAGGTTGCTGTTTGGGTGCGTATTGCTGGTTTACCGATTGAATATTATTGTCCAAAAGCCTTAACAAGGTTTGGAAATCGTATAGGACGAGCGATCAAAATTGATAGGACAACGACTAAACAGGAAAGAGGAAAATATGCTAGGATTTGTGTTGCTGTTAATTTGGCAAAACCTCTATTGGGAATGTTTCAAATAGATGGCAGCAGTTACAAAATAGAGTATGAAGGGCTACACCTATTATGCTTGGTGTGTGGTAGGTATGGTCATTAtaaagaagggtgttctttcaaAAGTGCTGGGAAAGAAAGTGAGGAGGATAGAAGCATGGAGAATGGCAGAAAGGAGATGTTACATGTAGGTGAAGGGAGTGGCTTGATTGGTAACACAACAAAAGATGATGGGCCATGGAAAGTGGTACAAAAGCAGCGGAAAGGAAAGAAGGTGGCGGAAGGGAGAAAAGACACGGCGCCGGTGAAATTTAATGTCAAAAGCGCTATTGGCGGATCCAGGTTTCTCGCTTTAGGAAATATGGATCATGAAGTTAATAGCATTAATGTAGTGGAAAAAGACAAGGAAAAGAATGATAAGGGGGATATGGAAAATCCTGATACTATTGCCTCTATTTGTGGAAGTCAAAGTCAAAAGGAAATAATTAATATTTCCTCTACAGCTGGCGGTAAGGAGAGAGATGATGCTGGGAATAATATTAAATACAAAAGTGAAATTAATGAGAAGGACACTAGGACGTGGCTGGATTTGATTGGGGAGCATAATAAAGTGGTGGGACATGCAAACACGAGGATTACTGTGGGTAGTGGTGGGAGGAGACAACagcaagaaaatcagaaaaagaaagggaataacCTGACAACACGTGGAGgtatcaggaataaagataagaATGGTGGGATTAGCACGTCGGGTGTGGAAGGATTATTGGGCAATTTTCATATTGGAGAATCTCTTCAAGCAACAACTTATGACACCTTCAATCTGACCAAAAAAGGTGTTGGTAAAAAGGGAGGCAAAAACTACATGGAGAACCAAAGTAGTATGCATGGAAGTCGTGACTCTTTAGCCAAGAGCCATGCAAAAGAAGGAATTGATATGGAAGAACCTCCTGATACAGCTCCCAACATAAGGAAGAACAATAAGTTCAACTTTGGTGATAAAAGCTATATCTTGGAACCAGTGATAGACATTGAGGTGACGAGTTGTGATGATAATAAGCAGGATGATGTAGATGAGGAAattgtgtgtgaaacactgtga